A window of Bdellovibrionota bacterium genomic DNA:
CCTTCGCCGAGAGCTTGGTAAAGCTGCGAAGGATGTCTTGGCATTGGCCCGCCTTCGGGAAAGATCACGCCCCATGGAACGTCAGTAAATCTCCCATAAAGTTCGCCGTTGATAAAGTTTCCAAGTCTCCCAAAGAAAATCCCAATGGCCGCACCAATGACGACATTGTCTACGATATGATAAAACTGAATCTTATATTTTCGGCAGAAGAAAATAACCGCTACGACATAACCAAGAAGTGCTCCATGGAAAGAAAGCCCGCCTTGCCAAACGGCAAATACTTCTGATAGGTGATTCATGTAGTACATTGGATTATAAACCGCGACATATACGAGTCTTGCACCGATAATCATGCCGATCATGATGTAAGTGATAAGAGCTTGGTTGCCTTCCGAATTTAAAATGTTTAAGCCGCGCTTATGGCGTCTCATCAAAACTAGGTAGCCCACAAAATAACCCACAAGGTACATTAATCCGTACCATCTGATTTGAAGTGGGCCTAAATGAACAAGAACGGGATCTATGTTGTGAATATAATGTGTCATTCGTACATTGCACTAGAATTTAAGCGACTTGTCCACTCTCTTTTGGCTCTTCTTTCCTGAAGCTCAAGAAAAATAGAATAATGATTCCGCACACAATAGCAGAATCAGCAATATTGAATGCGGGCCATGAATAAAGATGTCTAAAATGGAAATCAAGGAAATCGATAACGTATTTTACTCTTAAGCGATCGATATAGTTCCCAAGCGCACCACCAAAAACTAAACTCAGAGCAAGAACTTGGATTTTATCGCTTGCTTTAACAGATTTTAAAAAATAAATGATAATCCCCATGGCAATAGGCGGAATAAGAAGAAAAAAAGTTTCTCTAAAAACCTCAGGGCTTCTTGCCATAAATCCAAAGGCTGCTCCTGGATTTTGCACATAAGTGAAGTTAAAATAATTTTCAATAACGGTAACGCTTTCGCCTAAGTAAAACTTAGATTGAACATAGATCTTTGTGACTTGATCCATTGCTACTAAAAGTGCCGTTGTCGTTAATAGATAAACCAATTTTATTTTTGTGTCTGTTTTCATGGTCAGTAAACTCATATCAGTGCCTCAACGCATTTCGGGCAAATGCCCGGATGTTTGCTAGATGATTTTAGATCTGTGTTGTATGTCCAGCATCTCACGCACTTCTCGCCCTCAGCTTTTTTTGCTTCGATGTGGAGTTTGCCATTTTTAAGATGCACTTGAGAAACAATGAAAAACTCTAAAAGACTGTCTTTTAAAAGTTCTAAGACTTTTAGGTCTTCACCTTCGGCTGTGATGATCAGCTGAGCCTCAAGACCAGATCCAATCACTTTATTTTTTCTAAGCTCTTCTAAAGTTTTAAGAGCTTCAGCTCTGATGGCCTGGAAAGTTTCAAAAGTTTCGATCACTTCAGGATTTACCCAGGCTTTATTTGTTGTTGGGAATTTTTCTAAGAACACGGATTCTTTTTCTTTCCCTAGAGTGTGAGCATAGGTTTCTTCAGCCAGGAACGAAGCAATCGGTGCCAGCATTTTTGCTAGGCTGGTGGTGATTTCATAAAGAGCTGTTTGCGCAGATCTTCTCAGATGACCATTGGTTTTTCTAACATACAGTCTATCTTTCAAAATATCCAAGTAGAACGCCGAAAGATCTACGGTCACAAAGTTATTGATCAAATGATAGATCTTGTAGAATTCATATTTTTCATAACCTTCGGTTACGTTTTCTACCAGTGCGGTTAGTTTTGCAAGCGCCCACTGATCAAGAGAAGTTAAATCTTTATAAGGAAGAGCATCTTTTTTGTGATCATAATCAGAAAGATTTCCGAGAAGGAATCGGATTGTATTTCTAAGGCGTCTGTAAGTTTCTGTGATTCTTGCGATACCTTCTGGATTGCAAGACAAATCATTGGCGTAATCTTCATGCGTGGCCCAGAGTCTAAGAATGTCAGATCCGCTATTCTTGATCACGTCCATGGGATCGACAACGTTTCCTAAGCTCTTACTCATTTTTTGACCTTTAGCAAACATCACAAATCCATGAGTGAGGACAGTCTTAAATGGAGCAATTCCTTCGGCGGCGACAGAAGCAAGGAGAGAAGTGTGGAACCAACCTCTGTGTTGATCCGAACCCTCGAGATACAAATCTGCTGGTTGAGTGAGACCCGTACGTTTTTTCTGAACCGCGGCCCAACAGACTCCACTATCAAACCAAACATCAAGAATATCTCTACCTTTTTCGAATTCAGCTTTTCCGCACTTTTCACATTTGTGAGAGCCAGCAAAAATTTTAACGTCTGTATCAAAGTAACCTTCGATGCCTGCGCCACCTTTAGTATCAATTCGGTTAGCATCAGTGTGATCCATGCTATCCGCGATTCTCATCATCACATCTTCTTTGGCAAGAGGAGTCTGACAAGCTTTGCAGTACAATACTGGAATCGGAACACCCCAAAGTCTTTGACGAGAAACACACCAGTCTGGGCGATTCTCGATCATTGCAGAAATTCTTCTTTCGCCCCAAGAAGGAACCCAGTTCACCTCTTTGATGGCGTTCAAAGATTTTTCGCGGATGGTGTGACCAGAATCTTTTAGATCCATTTTCAAGAACCACTGGGGAGTCGCTCTGTAAATCAACGGAGCTTTCGATCTCCAGCAATGTGGATAGCTATGTTCGATTTCACTGTGATGAAGGAGGTGCCCGGTTTCTTTGATGAGATCGAGAACGATTTTATTCCCTTCTTTGAGAACGTGTTTCCCTTGAAGGAATGCTGGAGCATCTAAATTATAAAAACCACCATCATCTACGGGAGATAAAATCGGAAGATGATATCTCATACCAACGTTGTAATCGTCGACACCGTGACCTGGGGCTGTGTGCACGAGTCCTGTACCAGCTTCAAGCGTTACGTGATTTCCGAGAAGAACTTTTCCAGTTCTTTCGATGAAGGGATGCTTGTACTCAAGGTTTTCTAGATCTATGCCCTTTAAAGTTTTTGCGGGAGATAAGGACTTAAGAATAATGCCGGTGTCTTTTTCAAAAGCTTCTTTAAGACCTTGAGCAACAACCAAATAATCAGACTGACCATTGATTTCGTGTGTTTCATAAATTTCGTATTCAAACTCTGGGTGAACAGTAACAGCTAAATTCGCCGGAAGAGTCCAAGGAGTTGTGGTCCAAATTACCAGATTGGTTTTCTTATGAGAATTCGGAACACCTAAGTGTTTTAACATTTCAAATTTTACGTAGATCGCTTGGCTCTTGTAGTTTTTGTATTCGACTTCGGCTTCAGCAAGCGCAGTTTTCAGAGCCCAACACCAGTAGACTGGTTTTGTGCCGTGGTAGAAGGCGCCAGTTTTTAGAATGTTCGCGAGAACTCGAACTTCTTCCGCTTCGTATTCTGGTTGCAGAGTCATGTATGGGTTTTCCCAATCCGCCATCACTCCAATTCTTTTGAATTCTTCTCTCTGTATACTCATCCACTTCGTAGCTTCTTCACGGCAAAGATTTCTAAATTGCTTATCAGTGAGATCGTTCCTTTTATCGCCAAGAGCTTTTGTAACTACCAATTCAATTGGCAAACCATGGCAATCCCAGCCCGGAATGAATGGCGCTTTGTAGCCGCTCATATTTTTGTATTTGATCACGGTGTCTTTTAAAATTTTATTGAGAGCATGACCCACGTGAATATGGCCGTTGGCGTAGGGAGGACCATCGGGCATTGAGAAAGAACCTTTCTCTGCATTGGAGTTCAGCATCAGATTGTAGATATCTTTTGAACGCCAGAATTCAATAAACTCAGGTTCCCTTTGATTGAGATTTCCTTTCATAGGGAAATCCGTTTTTGGCAAATTGAGGGTGTCTTTATAGTTCACTGGCTCTGTGACTGGTTCTTTACTCATGTTATCCTTGGTCGTATGCTTTAATGTAGGAACTAATCTATTGAAATTAGGGCTTTAAAGTCAATGATCGGGACAGGGTTCTATGAGCGATTTGGGAAAATGGTCTTAAGTTTGTCATAACCGAGGGTTATAAGCATCCTAACGACATCCGCATCTGATTCCATATTGAGTTCAGCCTTTACGGTATCAATGATATTTTGAGATTTTTGATCTACAGAAACACCAGTTTGACGTCTTTCTGAGACTTTGAACTCAATGCTTCGCTCATCATAACGAGGTTGCGTAGGTGACTTCACAGGAGCTTCTTGCTCAAACTCAAACGCACGACTCATATCAAAGTTTTGCGTGAAATCTGGAGCATCTGGTAAGTTTTGTGGAACGGGATTTTGTACGGGCTTAAGTGGTACTTGTGCTTTCAAGGTTTCTTTCTGTTTCTCAAACTGATTGAGTTCTGTTGCTAATGACTGAAGTTGATTTTTGAAATCTTTTGAACTGACTGGAGCAATGTTTTCTAGGCGACCATCCCCTAAAGAGGAAACACCATTTCTTCTGGCTTGAAGATAAAGTGCGACAAGAGTTTCTTTTGTTGTCGCCATGTTTTTAACATACTCAGGCTGTGACTGTACCCAAACGTACGCTTTCGCAACGTCTTCTCTAGTGTAAGCCTGTGGTGGTATATGATTACTTGCCATGAAGGGTCAGAAACTAGCTGGATTTCTAAGACTCATCAAGATTTAAGTTCATGAGACCGCGTAATATTTTTTGATGTCAAAAATAAAAATTATTTTGCTCTGAAGTGAGACGAAAACAACAAACAGTGGACTAACAGATTTATCCACAAAAGGTCCGAGTACCTTTTGTCTACGTTGTGCTGATATAATCTCTTGGATTAATTCCGTATTTTTCAATTTTTCTCAAAAGAGTTTTCTTTGGAATGTTTGCATGAAGAGCAGTTTGATTGATTCTACCTTTAAAAGTTTTCAAAGCTTTAATGATAAATTCTTTTTCGAAGAGCTCTTTGTGCTTGCCAAAATCCAATTCACCATTCACTTCAACGCCAGCAATTTGAATTTCTTCTTCGCCTGCAACTGGAGCAATCGTTTCACCAGGTTCTTCAGAGCCCTGAGCTAATTTCTGAACATCTTCAAAAGAGATCCCGAGCGACTTTAATACTTTTTCAGGCAATGAATGAAGTGTGATTTTGTTTGAAGTTTCAATTACAAATGCATATTCCATGACGTTTTCTAATTCACGAATGTTTCCTGGCCAGCCGTACTTTTTAAAGCACGCCATAACCTCAGGAGAAATTCCAAGCATCTTTTTGCCATGAGCTTTATTGAATTTTGCTAAGAACATATTGAGTAATGTGTCGATATCATCCTTGCGATCTCTCAGAGGTGGTAAGAACATCGGGATAACGCTCAAACGGTAAAATAAATCTTCTCTGAAGGTTCCTTCTTCGATCATTTTTTCGAGAGGTTTGTTTGTAGCTGCAATGATTCTAACATTGGCTTCCAATTCTCTGTTCGCACCAACTGGAGTGAACACTTTTTCTTGCAATACTCTCAAAAGTTTTGCTTGCATCAAAAGTGGCATATCTCCGATTTCATCTAGGAAGAGAGTTCCGCCTTCAGCGTATTGAAATTTACCGATTTTTCTTTGGTCAGCGCCTGTGAAAGAACCTTTTTCGTGACCAAACAATTCAGATTCAAATAAATTTTCAGGAATTGCAGAGCAGTTGATTGCGACGAACTTTTGATCTTTTCTTGCAGAGTTAAAGTGGATCGCTCTAGCCACGAGCTCTTTGCCTGTTCCTGATTCACCACGGATCAAAACTGAAGTATCTACGTTTGAAAGTCTCGAAATAAGGCTAAACACCTTTTTCATTTCGATGTTTTTACCAACAAATTTTCTATCAGATTCAATAAGGATAGGAGATGAGGCTGCTGCTGACGAGATCATATCGTGAGCCTCGATCGATCTTTCTACGAGTTGGATCAACTCATCGCCTTTAACAGGCTTTGAAAGATAGTTGTAAGCGCCCTCTTTAACAGCAACAACAGCATCGTTGATGTTTGCGTAGGCAGTCATGATCAATACAATTGTTTGGGGAGAGAGTTCTTTGATTTTTTTAAGAGTTTCAAGACCGTTCAGGCGAGGCATATCTACGTCAAGGATAACGAGGTCGTATTGCTGAGATTCCATCTTTTCGATAGCATGCAGGCCATCTACAGCGTCATCCACTGTGAATCTGCCTGAGTTCCTCAGTGTAGAGCTGACCGCTAACCTTAAACCAGCGTCGTCATCCGCTACTAATACCTTCAACATTTTCCCTCCGAACATCGGTATCATAATCTTCCCCCTAATGATCCATCGCCTACATTCCCACTTTGATGCTGGCCACTTTGATCCATTGGCAGATTCACCGTAAAGGTTGAACCTTGCTGAGGAAGACTCTCAACAGTTATCTGTCCTTTATGCAGCTCTACAAAATATTTTGCAAGGTACAAACCTAGGCCTGACCCCTTAATAGGTGAATTTTTCACATGTTTAGTGCGATAGAACTTTGTAAATATGTGTCTAATTTCGTTCTCTGTGATGCCAATTCCTTGGTCAGCGACTTGAACGATAATCTGCCCTTCATCTTCTTCGGACGTCACAAGGATTTTAGAGTTCGTGGGTGAGTACTTAATGGCATTTTCAATGAGGTTCGAGAACACTTGCTTCATCAGGTCGGCATCGATTTTTACTGAGAAAAGAGTGTCGAGTTCAGGGATGATCTCGATATTTTTTTGTTGAGCAAGGTATTCATATTTTTTGATTGTATCTTCCAAGATGCGATTGATGTCGCGAGATTGAAGATTCAATTTAATTTTTTGCGATTCCACTCTTGATAAATCAAGAATCGAACTGATGAACTCCGTGAGTTCTTCCGCAGATTTTCTGATTGTTTGAATGGCAGTTTTTTGTTCTGGCTCAAAGTTTTCAGAATTCGCGAGAGCTATGTCGGCCATACCTTGAATTCTCGCAAGCGGAGTCTTCAGGTCATGAGACATCATGCTGAGGAAGTTGTTCTTAAGCTCTTCAACCTGGGTGAGGAGTTTGTTTTTTTCAGTCAATTCCCAGAATTTTTTATTTTCGCGAATCAATCTGTATGGAATGAAGAAGTAGTAGCATACAAACACTGCGATCAATGGTTGAGCCATTCCAATTGCAATTCCACTAAACGTGAAGAGTAAGCTTGAAATAACGATGTAAGCGCCAACGGTAGATAAGATAAGGAGAATGGCTCTAGATGGAGTTAGTTTGAATACTGAGAACACAACGACAATTGCAAAAAGAATAGTCATGGCTGTGTTTACAGCCTGTGGAGTTCTGATCACACCATTATTAAGTAAAAGTGTAGCAATGATGTTCGCTTGTGTTTCCAGATTACTCATAGAGAAATTGTGTCTATCGTAAACAGTCTTTACGTAATCTTGATAATCAAACTTAGTATCCTTACCAATTAAAACAATTTTATCTTTAAATTGATTGTCTAAAGTTTTCTCATCGTAGACAGCTTCAAAAGACGATGGTTCGTATGTACCGGGTCTTTGATAGTTGACGTAGATTTGCTTTGAAGTTTTAAAGTCAAAGGCTCCTCGATAATTTGATAAATCGGATAAATGATTTATCAGGTTTGCAGCTTTAACTTGAGAATAAACATAACTTTGATCGTAAAGTAATGCGCGTCTTGCAACACTATCTTCAGCAAAATGCTGAAAATCAGTCGAAAGATAGCCCGGGCTGTATTTCAAATCTGGGAAATTATCTCCCACGATAACTTTATATTCTTCGCCTTTATTAGGTAGCTCTTTCATGTAAAGAATGTGATTTCTGAATTTCTTTAACGTTTCTGTGAATAATAGTTGATCAGTCTTAGAACCTTTAAGCGTCTTTGGATCAATAATATAATAAACTAATAATGGATCTTGTTTTAAAAGTTTTTCTAGCAAGGCTATATGTGCTGTGAGTGTCGGCTCACCGCTGAACTTTTGAAGAGTAGTTTGATCAACGGCTATGGTTTTGATATCCGACGAAACTTTTGTAAAAGGATTTAATCTAAAGCGCAGATCGTAAGTAAAAAATTCTAAGTAATGGAGAGGGAAATAAGTAATTATCAGAGCAATTGCTAGTGCTACACACATTCTTAAGAGTATAAAAATTTTTTGTCGACCGTAAGCCATATACATCCTGCTCAAAGGAACTCTTTAAGTGATTATTAAATAATAATTAACAGGTGATAATGATTCTAGATTAGATAACTATCAAAAATATTCACTAGGCGAAGTGGAAATCATGCCCTTAGGTTTTTTGACTGCTTCTTTTTTGATTTTGCTTTTAAACTCCATACTTAATCTCCTGTTGCCACAATAACATAGCAAGATCTCTGCCAATATATTAAAAATACTATAAATATCCATATTCTAATAATTACAAAGTCTTAACGCGCCTTAGACATGGCAAATTGCCGATATTGTTGGTGTATTTCGGTAACCATTTGGAACCTAATTAAATTAAAGGTGTCAGTTGGATACTGAATTTTATCTCAGCTTATGGAAAAACTTCACATAATGACCACAAATATTACGCCTCTGCAATGTGCTTTTAGGGTGAAAACTCGGCTAGAAAGTGGTGATTTTTATGTTGTCTAAGTTCTTTTTACCAAAAAACTGTACGCCCAAGTCGTTTGCAACTTAGTAATATCTTGATTCGATGAGAGGGTTAACGATTTATTCTGAAAATTCTCTTGAAATTTTTTGTAAGAATTGAAAGAGACAAAATTCAGTTTATATTTTTCAAATATTTTGTTCCAAGCCTCACGCGTTTCAGAGTTGTCTTCGATCAGAATAATATTTTGCGCTGCTGTGATTTTTGATTCATGTAAACAATAGAAGAAGTTTGTTTTTTGTAAATTTATTAAGCATAATTAAGTTTATGCGCACTGATGGTCAGTTTAAAAGCTAAATTGAATATTTAACTAAATTTGTGGGTTTTATTGTGAATATATTTGGATTTGAAAATTACATTGATAAAGGTATAGGTGGGTTGAATCCAAAACTAAAATGGGCATGGAAGCCAGCCTATTGGAATTTAATTAAAAATCCAAAGCCTATTCTTTCTTTTGATTCTAAAATTGTTATTCACTTAGAAAAAGAGTTCAAAAAAGGTTATACGCTTTTGCTTTCTAGAAAAAATCCTATGATAGGAAATATCATGCGAGAACTGAAGAAAAAGAAAATTCCTTTTCTATACATCAATTGGGACGAGTTCATTGAAGAAGGGATAGTTTACTTTGATGAATCAAAAAATGCCTATCAACTTAGATATAAAAAACATAGTTTTGATCTTAAAAAAGTAAAATCTATTTATATGGATTACTTCGAGCTGTTAGAAGTCTTTCATTTCAAAAGAACAAAATTTAACAATAAAGAAAAAGTTTTTTTGGCTAGGTGGATTGAATCTTTAAAAACCCTAGAGGCTGTTTGTCCAGGCGCTAAATGGTTTCCGTCAAAGCCAATGAGTATTGCTTTTGAAGTGCAGAATAAATTTGTAGAGCTATTACAGGCAAAAAGGATTGGATTTAATATTCCCAAAATGATTTATTCTAATGATTATAGAGAAGTTCAAAAATTCTTAATGGATAGAAAATCGATTATTAAAGAATCGGGTCTGAAAGCATTTTTCAAAGGAAACAATACACAACTAATTTTTAATTCTACAGTTGTTGATCCTTCTAATAAGAAGCTTAAGAACTTACAGAATACACCGTGCATGTTTCAGGAATTTATTGATAAAAAATATGATTTACGAGTAGTGGTGATTGGAAATAAAGTTTTAGCAGCGAAAATTGAATCACGAAAGGATAAGAGGGCAACTAGTGACTGGAAAGGTAGAGAGCATCTAGTTCCCTTTAAACCTTACAAACTTCCAATCGCAATTGAGAAAAAATTAGTTCAATTTATGAAAAGCTTGGATTTTAAAATTGCTAATTTTGATTTAGTTCGAGGAATCGATGGAAAGTATTATTTCTTAGAAATGAATCGCCCAGGGCAATGGTTTTTTATCGAAGCTCTTTCAGGGATTCCGGTTACTAAAACTTTAATTTCAAATTTTTGATTATAAAAATAAATATTAAAAATTACTTTCTAATCTTTAAAGATCAACTGAATAGGTTCCAGTGGGCGCTTTTCGTCTTCTGGGACATTCATGGCTTTTTGGTCTTCGACGGAGATTTCTCTGGTTTCTGTATCTTCAGGTAATTCGAAATCCACTGCGGGTAAGTAGCTTGCGTATTCTTTCATGTATTGCGTCCAGATTGGAACTCCGCCTGAGGATCCTGTGAGTTTTGCCGACGTGTTGTCGTCATAGCCGACCCATGCAACAGCAACATGAAGTGGAGTGAAGCCTGCAAACCATGCGTCTTTGAAATCATTTGTTGTTCCGGTTTTTCCAGCAGCAGGGTGAGTGAATCCACTCAAGCGTGCGCCAACGGCTGTTCCGCTTATTATGGTTTGCTTCATCATTCCTACTAAAATTGCAGCGTCGTCTTTTTCGATGGTTTGATCTTTTTCAATCACGTGCTCGAATATAACTTCGTCCTCTAGGCTTTTGATTTTTCTAATCATGGTGAGCTTTGTTTTTTCTCCGAGTCGAGCAAGTGTCGAGTAAGCTTGAA
This region includes:
- the ileS gene encoding isoleucine--tRNA ligase; this translates as MSKEPVTEPVNYKDTLNLPKTDFPMKGNLNQREPEFIEFWRSKDIYNLMLNSNAEKGSFSMPDGPPYANGHIHVGHALNKILKDTVIKYKNMSGYKAPFIPGWDCHGLPIELVVTKALGDKRNDLTDKQFRNLCREEATKWMSIQREEFKRIGVMADWENPYMTLQPEYEAEEVRVLANILKTGAFYHGTKPVYWCWALKTALAEAEVEYKNYKSQAIYVKFEMLKHLGVPNSHKKTNLVIWTTTPWTLPANLAVTVHPEFEYEIYETHEINGQSDYLVVAQGLKEAFEKDTGIILKSLSPAKTLKGIDLENLEYKHPFIERTGKVLLGNHVTLEAGTGLVHTAPGHGVDDYNVGMRYHLPILSPVDDGGFYNLDAPAFLQGKHVLKEGNKIVLDLIKETGHLLHHSEIEHSYPHCWRSKAPLIYRATPQWFLKMDLKDSGHTIREKSLNAIKEVNWVPSWGERRISAMIENRPDWCVSRQRLWGVPIPVLYCKACQTPLAKEDVMMRIADSMDHTDANRIDTKGGAGIEGYFDTDVKIFAGSHKCEKCGKAEFEKGRDILDVWFDSGVCWAAVQKKRTGLTQPADLYLEGSDQHRGWFHTSLLASVAAEGIAPFKTVLTHGFVMFAKGQKMSKSLGNVVDPMDVIKNSGSDILRLWATHEDYANDLSCNPEGIARITETYRRLRNTIRFLLGNLSDYDHKKDALPYKDLTSLDQWALAKLTALVENVTEGYEKYEFYKIYHLINNFVTVDLSAFYLDILKDRLYVRKTNGHLRRSAQTALYEITTSLAKMLAPIASFLAEETYAHTLGKEKESVFLEKFPTTNKAWVNPEVIETFETFQAIRAEALKTLEELRKNKVIGSGLEAQLIITAEGEDLKVLELLKDSLLEFFIVSQVHLKNGKLHIEAKKAEGEKCVRCWTYNTDLKSSSKHPGICPKCVEALI
- a CDS encoding ATP-binding protein, whose amino-acid sequence is MAYGRQKIFILLRMCVALAIALIITYFPLHYLEFFTYDLRFRLNPFTKVSSDIKTIAVDQTTLQKFSGEPTLTAHIALLEKLLKQDPLLVYYIIDPKTLKGSKTDQLLFTETLKKFRNHILYMKELPNKGEEYKVIVGDNFPDLKYSPGYLSTDFQHFAEDSVARRALLYDQSYVYSQVKAANLINHLSDLSNYRGAFDFKTSKQIYVNYQRPGTYEPSSFEAVYDEKTLDNQFKDKIVLIGKDTKFDYQDYVKTVYDRHNFSMSNLETQANIIATLLLNNGVIRTPQAVNTAMTILFAIVVVFSVFKLTPSRAILLILSTVGAYIVISSLLFTFSGIAIGMAQPLIAVFVCYYFFIPYRLIRENKKFWELTEKNKLLTQVEELKNNFLSMMSHDLKTPLARIQGMADIALANSENFEPEQKTAIQTIRKSAEELTEFISSILDLSRVESQKIKLNLQSRDINRILEDTIKKYEYLAQQKNIEIIPELDTLFSVKIDADLMKQVFSNLIENAIKYSPTNSKILVTSEEDEGQIIVQVADQGIGITENEIRHIFTKFYRTKHVKNSPIKGSGLGLYLAKYFVELHKGQITVESLPQQGSTFTVNLPMDQSGQHQSGNVGDGSLGGRL
- a CDS encoding sigma-54 dependent transcriptional regulator codes for the protein MLKVLVADDDAGLRLAVSSTLRNSGRFTVDDAVDGLHAIEKMESQQYDLVILDVDMPRLNGLETLKKIKELSPQTIVLIMTAYANINDAVVAVKEGAYNYLSKPVKGDELIQLVERSIEAHDMISSAAASSPILIESDRKFVGKNIEMKKVFSLISRLSNVDTSVLIRGESGTGKELVARAIHFNSARKDQKFVAINCSAIPENLFESELFGHEKGSFTGADQRKIGKFQYAEGGTLFLDEIGDMPLLMQAKLLRVLQEKVFTPVGANRELEANVRIIAATNKPLEKMIEEGTFREDLFYRLSVIPMFLPPLRDRKDDIDTLLNMFLAKFNKAHGKKMLGISPEVMACFKKYGWPGNIRELENVMEYAFVIETSNKITLHSLPEKVLKSLGISFEDVQKLAQGSEEPGETIAPVAGEEEIQIAGVEVNGELDFGKHKELFEKEFIIKALKTFKGRINQTALHANIPKKTLLRKIEKYGINPRDYISTT
- the lspA gene encoding signal peptidase II, whose amino-acid sequence is MSLLTMKTDTKIKLVYLLTTTALLVAMDQVTKIYVQSKFYLGESVTVIENYFNFTYVQNPGAAFGFMARSPEVFRETFFLLIPPIAMGIIIYFLKSVKASDKIQVLALSLVFGGALGNYIDRLRVKYVIDFLDFHFRHLYSWPAFNIADSAIVCGIIILFFLSFRKEEPKESGQVA
- the lgt gene encoding prolipoprotein diacylglyceryl transferase; translation: MTHYIHNIDPVLVHLGPLQIRWYGLMYLVGYFVGYLVLMRRHKRGLNILNSEGNQALITYIMIGMIIGARLVYVAVYNPMYYMNHLSEVFAVWQGGLSFHGALLGYVVAVIFFCRKYKIQFYHIVDNVVIGAAIGIFFGRLGNFINGELYGRFTDVPWGVIFPEGGPMPRHPSQLYQALGEGLIVFFLCHVIQKWEQKKGFAPVLETAIAEQSKNGKPPKKVKIEWKRTGVIAGWFLIFYGIARFIIEFFREPDAQLGFFAEYFSMGQILCFIMIVAGIIIVRSVTKSVRYQSYTYDLE